The Cryobacterium sp. SO1 genomic sequence CCACGAGGCCGACCGGCCGCTGCTCGACGATGTGGCCGATCTGCGCGCCTCCACCCCCACCGACGCCGCCAAACGGGTCGTACCCGACGTCTCCGACGAACTCAACCGGGTGCAGCAGGCCCGGGCGCGCCTGAGCAGCCGGCTCACCGGCACCCTCGCCACCGAGGTGGACAGGCTCGGCACCCTCCGCAGCCGCCCGGTGCTCGCCGGCGCCGACTGGATCATCGACAGCCGCTCGCAGGACCTCACCCGGTTCGTGGCCCGCGGTGCCGAGCTGATGCACCGCACCCTCGAACGCGCGGGCTCCAGCGTGCTGGAACTCCGCTCCCAGCTGCGCGCCCTCTCCCCGCAGGGCACCCTGGACCGCGGCTACGCCATCGTGCAGCTGCCCGACGGCCACGTGCTGCGCTCGAGCGACCAGGCGCAGGCCGGCACCGATCTGCTGATCACCGTGGCCGTGGGCACCGTGCCGGCCGTCTCGAAATAGAATGGCTGACATGACTTCGTCCGCAGGCACGCCCGTTCCCGTCGACTCGCTCAGTTACGAGCAGGCCAGGGACGAACTGATTCGCGTCGTCACGGTGCTCGAGCAGGGCGCGTCGACGCTCGAAGAGTCCCTGTCCCTGTGGGAGCGAGGCGAAGCCCTCGCGACCCGCTGCGAGGAATGGCTGATCGGCGCGAAGGCACGCCTGGACGCCGCCCGCGGCGCGGCCGCCGCGGAATGAGCCGCAGCCCCCGCCCACCGCGCGTCGTCGCGGAGCTCGGCCGCCCGGAGACCGCGGAGGAACGGGCCACCCGGCTGGCGACGAACTCCCGCAACTACCGTTCGCGGAAGACCATCAACAATCTCGTCTACTCGTTGCTGGCGACCGTGGGCGCCGTCATCGTGCTGGTGCTGATCGTGCCGCGCAGCGACACCCCGCTGACCCGGAACGTGGACTACGCCGGTGTGGCCGAACAGGTCCAAACCGGTGTCGACGTGGCTCTGGTGGCCCCCGATCTGCCCGCGGGCTGGGCCGCGAACGCTGCCGAATGGCGAAGCGGCGGCAGTGACGGCGTCTCCAGCTGGTACATCGGCCTGCTCACCCCGTCGAACGAGTTCATCGGCCTCACCCAGGCCGTCGACGCGAACCCCACCTGGCTGGCCGACAAGCTGGGGAACGTCGCCGCAGACGACACCGTCACCATCGACGGCGTCGAGTGGGACGTCTACCGCAACCCGGCGCCCCAGGAAGACCGGGGCAATTTCGAGTCCGCCCTCGTCACCGACGCCGGCGCCAGCAGTTACCTGCTGATCGGCACCGCCTCCGACGAAGAGCTCAGCGTCCTGGCCGGCGCCCTCGCCGAGCCCATCAGCACAGACATCAGCACAGAGCAGACCAGCACCGAACAGAATGGTTCCAGCGAATGAGTGACACCCTCACACCAGCCCAGGTCTGGAACGAACTGGCAGCGGGAAACGAGCGGTTTGTCGCCGGCACCCCCAGCACCCCCGCCAGGACGTCGACCGTCGCGCCGAGACCGCGTTCGTGCAGACCCCGATGGCCGCCCTGTTCGGCTGCAGCGACTCCAGACTCGCCGCCGAGATCATCTTCGACAAGGGCCTGGGCGACCTGTTCGTCGTGCGGAACGCCGGCCAGGTCATCTCCGACTCCGTGCTCGGCTCGCTCGAATACGCCGTCGCCGTGCTCAACGTTCCGCTGATCCTGGTGCTCGGCCACGACAGGTGCGGCGCGGTGCGCGCCGCCATCGACTCGCAAGGCGCAGACGCCGCGGCCCTGCCCCCGCACATCAACACCATCATCGAAAAGATCGTGCCGGCCGTGCGCCGCGTCGGCGGCCCCACGACCGGCCCGCTCGACACCGACGACATCGACGCATCCGCCGTGGGCCGGGAACACCTGCGCGACACTGTCGCCGAACTCGTCCAACGCTCCGAGATGATCAGTGCCGCCATCGCAGAAGGTACATTGGCTATCGTCGGCGCGAACTACCGGCTCCTCGAGGGCCGGGCTGATCCGGACATCGTCGTCGGCGTCGTCTAGAGCCCTCGTCACAAAGCAATGAATCGAAAGGTATGACACACCGTGGTGGACATTTCAACTGAGACAGACTCCGTGCCGACCGAATACCGGATCGAGCGCGACACGATGGGCGAGGTGCGGGTTCCCGTCAACGCGCTCTACGGCGCGCAGACGCAGCGCGCGGTCGAGAACTTCCCGATCTCCGGGTCGGTGCTCGAGTCCGCCCAGATCGCGGCCCTGGCCCGCATCAAGAAGTCGGCCGCCCTCGCCAACGCCCGCCTGGGGGTGCTCGACCCGGCCGTCGCCGACGCCATCGCGGCGGCAGCGGACGAGGTCATCACGGGCCGCCACGACGCCGAGTTCCCCATCGACGTGTACCAGACCGGCAGCGGCACCTCGTCGAACATGAACATGAACGAGGTGCTCGCCACCCTCGCCACCCGGCGCCTGGGCAGCCCGGTGCACCCCAACGACCACGTGAACGCTTCTCAGTCCTCCAACGACGTCTTCCCCACCTCGGTGCACATCGCGGTGACCAGCGCTCTCATCGACGACCTGATCCCG encodes the following:
- a CDS encoding DUF4245 domain-containing protein, whose translation is MSRSPRPPRVVAELGRPETAEERATRLATNSRNYRSRKTINNLVYSLLATVGAVIVLVLIVPRSDTPLTRNVDYAGVAEQVQTGVDVALVAPDLPAGWAANAAEWRSGGSDGVSSWYIGLLTPSNEFIGLTQAVDANPTWLADKLGNVAADDTVTIDGVEWDVYRNPAPQEDRGNFESALVTDAGASSYLLIGTASDEELSVLAGALAEPISTDISTEQTSTEQNGSSE
- a CDS encoding exodeoxyribonuclease VII small subunit; translation: MTSSAGTPVPVDSLSYEQARDELIRVVTVLEQGASTLEESLSLWERGEALATRCEEWLIGAKARLDAARGAAAAE